In Gossypium arboreum isolate Shixiya-1 chromosome 5, ASM2569848v2, whole genome shotgun sequence, a single genomic region encodes these proteins:
- the LOC108452825 gene encoding cytochrome P450 710A1-like: MVSYLSFLLPFAPFFVTFLLFFLLVEQISYLRKKRNVPGPNIILPFLGNAISLITKPTSFWEVQADLAASLGFSVNYIIGRFIVFIRNTELSHLIFANVRPDAFLLVGHPFGKKLFGEHNMIYMFGQDHKDLRRQIAPNFTPRALSTYTALQQIIILQHLRSWERLSSESPGKPISLRLLARDMNLETSQTVFVGRYLSREARDKFRDDYNLFNTGLMKLPFDLPGFAFRNARLAVERLVETLSDCATQSKKRMSEGDEPSCLIDFWMQETVREIAESQTAPPHSSDVEIGSYLFDFLFASQDASTSSLLWAVTLLDSHPDVLRRVREEVSRIWSPESDTLISAEQLREMKYTQAVAREVIRYRPPATLVPHIAMKDFPLTESYTIPKGTIVFPSVYESSFQGFTEADRFEPERFSEDRQEEVVFKRNYLAFGAGPHQCVGQRYALNHLVLFIAMFVTVLDFKRHRTEGCDEIMYCPTICPKDGCRVSLSRRCSRYPNLSLN, encoded by the coding sequence ATGGTATCTTATTTATCCTTTCTTTTACCTTTCGCTCCATTTTTTGTCACCTTtttgcttttttttcttttagtagAACAAATCTCTTACTTGCGTAAAAAGCGAAATGTCCCTGGCCCCAATATCATCTTGCCTTTTTTGGGCAACGCCATTTCATTAATCACAAAACCAACAAGCTTCTGGGAAGTTCAAGCTGATTTGGCTGCTTCTCTTGGATTTTCTGTTAATTATATCATCGGTCGCTTCATCGTCTTTATCCGAAACACCGAGCTTTCCCACCTTATCTTCGCTAACGTCCGGCCCGATGCTTTTTTACTTGTGGGACACCCCTTTGGTAAAAAGCTTTTCGGTGAACATAACATGATTTATATGTTCGGACAGGATCACAAAGATCTTCGCCGTCAAATCGCTCCTAACTTCACTCCTAGGGCTCTCTCTACCTATACTGCATTGCAACAGATTATCATTCTCCAACACTTAAGGTCGTGGGAGCGTCTTTCCTCGGAATCGCCGGGGAAGCCGATTTCTCTCCGCCTATTAGCTCGCGACATGAATCTCGAAACCTCTCAAACTGTTTTCGTGGGCAGGTATTTGTCTCGTGAAGCTCGGGACAAGTTCAGAGACGATTATAATCTATTCAATACAGGTTTAATGAAGCTCCCGTTTGATCTCCCCGGTTTCGCGTTCCGAAACGCCAGGCTGGCCGTTGAGCGATTAGTCGAAACCCTTAGTGATTGTGCTACTCAAAGTAAAAAGAGGATGTCTGAAGGAGACGAGCCTTCTTGTTTAATCGATTTTTGGATGCAAGAAACTGTTAGAGAAATAGCGGAGTCCCAAACGGCGCCACCTCACTCTAGCGATGTAGAAATCGGCAGTTACCTCTTTGATTTTCTCTTCGCCTCTCAAGACGCCTCCACTTCGTCGCTCCTCTGGGCGGTGACCCTCCTCGACTCTCATCCCGATGTTCTCCGGAGAGTTCGGGAGGAAGTATCAAGGATTTGGTCGCCGGAGTCGGATACTTTAATAAGCGCAGAGCAACTGAGGGAAATGAAGTATACTCAAGCAGTGGCGCGTGAGGTTATAAGATATCGGCCGCCGGCGACGCTAGTACCGCACATTGCGATGAAGGATTTCCCCTTGACCGAGTCGTACACGATTCCCAAGGGCACGATTGTGTTCCCCTCGGTTTACGAATCATCCTTCCAAGGGTTCACGGAGGCGGACCGGTTCGAACCGGAGCGATTCTCGGAGGATAGGCAAGAGGAGGTGGTTTTCAAACGAAACTACCTGGCTTTCGGTGCTGGGCCCCACCAGTGCGTGGGCCAAAGGTACGCCTTAAATCATCTGGTGCTTTTCATTGCCATGTTCGTCACGGTGCTCGATTTCAAGCGACACCGAACCGAGGGCTGTGATGAAATCATGTATTGCCCGACCATCTGTCCCAAAGACGGCTGCCGCGTCTCCTTATCTCGGAGGTGCTCGCGTTATCCCAATCTCTCTCTTAATTGA
- the LOC108450180 gene encoding 60S ribosomal protein L18a, whose translation MVTFRFHQYQVVGRALPTESDEHPKIYRMKLWATNEVRAKSKFWYFLRKLKKVKKSNGQVLAINEIFEKNPTKIKNYGIWLRYQSRTGYHNMYKEYRDTTLNGAVEQMYTEMASRHRVRFPCIQIIKTATIPAKLCKRDNTKQFHNSKIKFPLMVKKVRPPTRKLKTTYKASRPNLFM comes from the exons ATGGTCACTTTCCGG TTCCACCAGTATCAAGTTGTTGGGAGGGCTCTCCCAACGGAGAGCGATGAGCATCCCAAGATTTACAGGATGAAGCTTTGGGCAACCAATGAGGTTCGGGCCAAGTCCAAGTTCTG GTACTTCCTGAGGAAGCTGAAGAAGGTTAAGAAGAGCAATGGCCAGGTCCTTGCCATCAATGAG ATTTTTGAAAAGAATCCAACCAAGATAAAGAATTATGGTATTTGGCTTCGCTATCAAAGCCGTACCGGTTATCACAACATGTACAAGGAGTACCGTGACACTACTTTGAATGGAGCTGTTGAACAGATGTACACTGAGATGGCTTCTCGGCACAGAGTCAGGTTCCCTTGCATTCAGATTATCAAGACTGCAACCATCCCAGCTAAGCTATGCAAGAGGGACAACACCAAGCAGTTCCACAACTCTAAAATCAAGTTCCCCTTAATGGTCAAGAAGGTGAGGCCACCTACCAGAAAGCTGAAGACAACTTATAAGGCATCAAGGCCCAACCTGTTTATGTAA